In Montipora foliosa isolate CH-2021 chromosome 13, ASM3666993v2, whole genome shotgun sequence, one DNA window encodes the following:
- the LOC137983401 gene encoding QRFP-like peptide receptor: MNTTINGSEICYVHYNPTTDKIGATVAYCLIFVVSLVGNSCIGIIVYKTRTLRKPINIFVVNMAMSDLLVRLIYIPLKVVNLYRYSWLISGVLGSALCKLIPFLSEISYIVSVLSLILIAVGRFGAVVWPLHSPLISLKKCTLLILATWIVAMASASPGLFAYTLEKYEGGVFCLYQWEEAFGESASLTDYGLAYYIVFVYTPIILLIIIYSTILIKLKLQKTPGQQSTDAEIQLNKRNTNALKLAIAILVKRRIRRGAEGSNMEIYETKKRHHLVNFKLIIIQEQGEGADDKPEQLVQVPVNMDTTINGSVSCSFYTNPTAYNIGAKASCSSPKKVTRHFAIDERNEWLRLGGRGSS, translated from the exons ATGAATACAACAATAAACGGATCCGAGATCTGCTACGTCCACTATAATCCCACTACAGACAAGATTGGAGCAACCGTCGCTTACTGCCTTATCTTCGTTGTTTCGCTGGTCGGAAATTCCTGTataggaataattgtttacaAAACTAGAACTTTAAGGAAACCAATCAACATTTTCGTAGTCAATATGGCCATGTCTGACCTACTTGTTCGGCTTATCTACATTCCCCTGAAAGTTGTAAACTTGTATCGATACTCCTGGCTCATCAGTGGCGTCCTCGGCAGTGCCTTGTGTAAGCTGATTCCTTTCTTATCTGAGATCTCCTACATTGTGTCCGTCCTGAGCCTGATTCTGATAGCAGTGGGTCGATTTGGAGCTGTAGTGTGGCCTCTCCATTCCCCATTGATCAGTTTGAAAAAGTGTACTCTTTTAATTCTCGCCACGTGGATTGTTGCGATGGCATCCGCGTCACCAGGCCTGTTCGCATATACCCTCGAGAAATACGAAGGGGGAGTATTTTGTCTTTATCAGTGGGAAGAAGCCTTTGGAGAATCTGCATCACTTACTGACTATGGTCTTGCCTATTACATAGTTTTTGTTTATACACCTATCATCCTATTAATCATAATATACTCCACCATCCTTATCAAGCTCAAGTTACAAAAGACTCCAGGTCAACAATCGACTGATGCTGAAATACAACTTAATAAACGAAACACAAATGCGTTGAAGTTGGCCATAGCTATATTG GTAAAAAGAAGAATACGTCGGGGAGCTGAAGGCTCAAATATGGAAATTTATGAAACGAAG AAACGCCACCATTTAGTGAACTTTAAACTCATAATCATTCAAG AACAAGGAGAAGGTGCAGACGATAAGCCAGAACAACTAGTACAAGTGCCAGTGAACATGGATACAACGATAAATGGATCCGTGAGCTGCTCCTTCTACACGAATCCTACTGCATACAACATTGGTGCTAAG GCATCTTGCAGCTCACCCAAAAAGGTCACAAGACATTTTGCCATTGATGAGAGGAACGAGTGGCTCAGACTTGGTGGAAGAGGCTCTTCctaa
- the LOC137982848 gene encoding RYamide receptor-like: MNTTINGSAFFHVHWNPTGYKIGATVAYCLIFVVSLVGNSCIGIIVYKTKTLRKPINIFIVNMAMSDLLVPLIYIPLEVVNLYRYSWLIIGILGNAFCKLIYFLFEVSYIVSIQSLILIAVSRFGAVVWPLHSPLINLERCTFFILATRIVAMASSSPDLFAYTLEKNEGEVLCLYQWEEAFGESASLTDFVLAYYIVFVYTPIIVLIIIYSIILIKLKLQKTPGQQSTDAEIQRNKRNTNALKLAIAILLGLTFCKFPWSIIKLMSLYGTWPCSMFPQYYDTSLFLLISYCAVNPCICFAFCRNYREGLKRLVKCCSDST; this comes from the coding sequence ATGAATACAACAATAAACGGATCCGCGTTCTTCCACGTTCACTGGAATCCCACTGGATACAAGATTGGAGCAACCGTCGCTTACTGCCTTATCTTCGTTGTTTCGCTGGTCGGAAATTCCTGTataggaataattgtttacaAAACGAAAACTTTGAGGAAACCAATCAACATTTTCATAGTCAATATGGCCATGTCTGACCTACTTGTTCCGCTTATCTACATTCCCCTGGAAGTTGTGAACTTGTATCGATACTCCTGGCTCATCATTGGCATCCTCGGCAACGCTTTCTGTAAGCTGATTTATTTCTTATTCGAGGTCTCTTACATCGTGTCCATCCAGAGTCTGATTCTGATAGCAGTGAGTCGATTTGGAGCAGTGGTGTGGCCTCTCCATTCCCCATTGATCAATTTGGAAAGATGTACTTTTTTCATTCTCGCCACACGGATCGTTGCGATGGCATCGTCGTCACCAGACCTGTTCGCATATACCCTCGAGAAAAACGAAGGGGAAGTACTTTGTCTTTATCAGTGGGAAGAAGCCTTTGGAGAATCTGCATCACTTACTGACTTTGTTCTTGCCTATTACATAGTTTTTGTTTACACACCTATCATCGTATTAATCATAATATACTCCATCATTCTTATCAAGCTCAAGCTACAAAAGACTCCAGGTCAGCAATCGACTGATGCTGAAATACAACGCAATAAACGAAACACAAATGCTTTGAAGTTGGCCATAGCTATATTGTTGGGGTTAACTTTTTGCAAATTCCCCTGGAGTATTATAAAATTAATGTCTCTCTATGGCACATGGCCATGTAGCATGTTCCCTCAGTATTATGACACTTCCTTGTTTCTTTTAATCTCATATTGCGCCGTCAATCCTTGCATCTGTTTTGCATTTTGCAGAAACTACCGTGAAGGCCTCAAGAGACTTGTGAAGTGTTGTTCTGATTCAACGTAA